In Oceanobacillus sp. FSL K6-2867, one DNA window encodes the following:
- a CDS encoding PTS glucitol/sorbitol transporter subunit IIA — translation MMKTKVLEIGALVPDFKEESLLVLFNETAPLELKDISVIHRFEEQPENALQQGTTLVIGDKEYTIQKVGEEANPNFESLGHVSIYFKDDETEEILPGAVLVTPSDFPELNIGDSIEVK, via the coding sequence ATGATGAAAACAAAAGTACTTGAAATTGGAGCACTTGTACCAGATTTTAAAGAAGAAAGCTTATTAGTGCTTTTTAATGAAACAGCACCCCTTGAATTGAAAGATATTTCAGTAATCCACCGTTTTGAAGAACAACCTGAAAATGCACTGCAGCAAGGTACAACACTTGTAATTGGCGACAAAGAATATACGATACAAAAAGTCGGGGAGGAAGCAAATCCCAACTTTGAAAGCCTTGGTCACGTTTCAATCTATTTTAAAGACGATGAAACGGAAGAAATCTTACCAGGGGCTGTATTAGTAACACCAAGTGATTTTCCAGAGTTAAATATTGGTGATTCAATTGAAGTGAAATAA